The Onychomys torridus chromosome 4, mOncTor1.1, whole genome shotgun sequence genome includes a window with the following:
- the C4H20orf141 gene encoding uncharacterized protein C20orf141 homolog produces the protein MCVPWDVSQVQLLDSLLGLGALGVTIRTVFSTAGLALLLLLLFSFLAFDLLHGPSGPTPLQHRLLLMGQSHGAGEGPGQRAAPLFPTGLVSGLLSLQDALLLLFLGLGLFLGGSGIPLTLLGLTFCLHPWD, from the exons ATGTGTGTCCCCTGGGATGTCAGCCAGGTCCAGCTCCTGGACAGTCTCCTAGGGCTGGGGGCACTCGGAGTGACAATTCGAACAGTCTTCTCGACAGCTGGCCTAgccctgctgctcctgctgctgttcAGCTTCCTTGCTTTTGACCTGCTTCATGG GCCCTCAGGTCCCACGCCGCTACAACATAGACTTCTCCTGATGGGTCAGAGCCATGGGGCTGGTGAAGGTCCAGGACAGCGGGCAGCTCCCCTGTTCCCAACAGGGCTAGTCTCAGGACTACTCAGTCTCCAGGATGCACTGCTCCTGCTGTTCTTGGGCCTTGGCCTGTTCTTGGGAGGCTCTGGTATACCCTTAACCCTGCTGGGCCTAACTTTCTGCCTCCATCCTTGGGACTAA
- the Tmem239 gene encoding transmembrane protein 239 — MQQPRVETDIIGAGEGPQRAVPWSAWVTRQEWVRWWACHMPRSWSQWWNTSGWRQPLQRMLWGLEGTLYLLLALMLCHALFTTGSHLLSSLWPVVAAMWSHLLPAVLLLVLSALPALLFAASFLLLFSTLLSLVGLLTSMTHPGYAQDQ; from the coding sequence ATGCAGCAGCCACGAGTAGAGACGGATATCATCGGGGCTGGCGAGGGGCCCCAGCGGGCAGTGCCCTGGTCAGCCTGGGTCACCCGTCAGGAGTGGGTGCGCTGGTGGGCATGCCACATGCCCCGGAGCTGGTCCCAGTGGTGGAATACATCAGGCTGGCGGCAACCACTACAGCGTATGCTATGGGGTCTGGAGGGGACACTCTACCTGCTGCTGGCACTGATGCTGTGTCACGCACTCTTCACCACTGGCTCCCACCTGCTGAGCTCCCTGTGGCCTGTGGTGGCTGCCATGTGGAGCCACCTGCTGCCCGCTGTCTTGCTGCTGGTGCTCAGTGCCCTGCCCGCTCTGCTCTTCGCTGCCTCCTTCCTGCTGCTCTTCTCCACATTGCTGAGCCTCGTGGGCCTCCTTACCTCCATGACTCACCCAGGCTATGCTCAGGACCAATAG